A region of Nitrosomonas stercoris DNA encodes the following proteins:
- a CDS encoding cell division protein FtsP: MRDSNSIFLHYITRIIIGLCALMMVPATSWAEAREFDMSIEDTRIVLVGKRDFHTFAFNGQVPAPLIHVKEGDDVTVNVTNMTTLPHTIHWHGMLQHGSWQSDGVPHATQHAIEPGDTFTYKFKAVPSGTMWYHCHVNVNEHVTMRGMWGPLIVEPKDPLPIEKKVTKDYILMLSDWVSAWAHKPGEGGIPGDVFDYYTINAKSFPETQPIRVKKGDVIRLRIFGAGDHVHSIHTHGHISQIVFKDGFPLPNPIKGDTVLVGPGERYDVILEMDNPGIWMIHDHVDTHTTNGDKPDGGIMATIEYEEIGNDYDFYIWKDKKFVPDFYYEESLKKGFGMHNSEVFKGEFIEE; this comes from the coding sequence ATGAGAGATTCAAATTCGATATTTTTACACTACATCACGCGTATTATTATTGGATTGTGTGCGTTGATGATGGTTCCTGCAACAAGCTGGGCTGAAGCACGGGAATTTGATATGTCAATCGAAGATACTCGGATCGTTTTAGTTGGCAAGAGGGATTTTCATACATTTGCATTCAATGGTCAGGTACCTGCACCGCTTATTCATGTCAAGGAAGGGGATGATGTTACTGTAAACGTAACCAACATGACTACATTGCCACATACTATTCATTGGCATGGCATGTTACAACATGGTTCTTGGCAAAGTGATGGTGTGCCTCATGCTACTCAGCACGCGATTGAACCAGGAGATACTTTTACTTACAAGTTTAAAGCAGTTCCTTCCGGCACTATGTGGTATCACTGTCACGTTAATGTGAACGAACACGTGACGATGCGTGGTATGTGGGGGCCGCTTATCGTGGAACCAAAAGACCCTCTCCCAATTGAGAAGAAAGTGACCAAAGATTACATTCTGATGCTTTCGGATTGGGTTTCTGCTTGGGCACATAAACCTGGTGAAGGAGGTATTCCTGGTGATGTATTTGATTACTATACAATTAATGCCAAATCTTTCCCTGAAACTCAGCCTATACGTGTCAAGAAAGGGGATGTTATAAGATTACGTATCTTTGGAGCAGGTGATCATGTCCATTCTATTCATACGCATGGACATATTTCACAAATCGTATTCAAAGATGGTTTCCCTTTACCTAACCCTATCAAAGGCGATACCGTTCTTGTTGGTCCAGGTGAGCGCTATGACGTGATTCTTGAGATGGATAACCCTGGTATCTGGATGATTCATGACCACGTTGATACGCATACTACTAATGGGGACAAGCCTGATGGTGGAATTATGGCGACAATTGAATACGAAGAAATTGGCAACGATTACGATTTCTACATATGGAAAGACAAGAAATTTGTACCTGATTTTTACTATGAGGAATCTTTGAAGAAAGGATTTGGAATGCATAATTCCGAAGTCTTCAAAGGTGAATTTATCGAAGAATAA
- a CDS encoding selenide, water dikinase, with amino-acid sequence MTSEKIALTQTVQKGGCAAKVAAATLRQILQQVSFPPAHAALIVDGRHFDDAAIYKITEEIALVHTLDFFTPIVDTPKLFGAIAAANAISDVYAMGGKPITAMGILAFPLSNLPEHIIVDVLQGASDKIAEADANFVGGHSIDDDTLKFGLAVTGLVKPQQVWTNAGAQPGDHLLLTKALGTGTLTAGIKRQQLQEKDIAEALDSMTAINNIIDYLSPELRTAIHAATDITGFGLSGHAMQLANASHVTLNIQTDAVPQFSQTFHCLESGYLTKAHRTNAEYTAPHIDDSKLDTLHRQLIHDPQTSGGLLLSVAPDASQSILQTLHPHFKASAMIGTVHARQTKAVQFE; translated from the coding sequence ATGACATCTGAAAAAATCGCACTGACGCAAACTGTCCAGAAAGGTGGATGTGCTGCCAAAGTTGCCGCCGCAACATTAAGGCAAATTTTACAACAAGTCAGCTTCCCCCCCGCACACGCTGCGCTCATAGTGGATGGGCGTCATTTTGATGATGCTGCAATTTATAAGATAACCGAAGAAATCGCACTGGTACACACACTGGATTTTTTTACACCCATTGTTGATACGCCTAAACTATTTGGTGCAATTGCTGCAGCCAATGCTATTAGTGATGTATACGCCATGGGTGGCAAGCCCATCACTGCCATGGGTATTCTAGCTTTTCCACTAAGTAACTTGCCCGAGCATATCATTGTCGATGTGCTACAAGGAGCCAGTGACAAAATTGCAGAAGCGGATGCTAATTTTGTAGGTGGACATTCAATTGACGACGATACACTCAAATTTGGATTAGCCGTTACCGGATTAGTCAAGCCGCAACAAGTATGGACCAATGCTGGCGCCCAACCAGGCGATCATTTGCTGTTAACCAAAGCATTAGGAACAGGTACTTTAACAGCTGGTATAAAACGCCAGCAACTGCAAGAAAAGGATATTGCAGAAGCACTGGATAGCATGACTGCAATTAACAACATTATTGACTATCTATCACCTGAGCTACGAACAGCCATTCATGCTGCTACCGATATCACTGGATTTGGTCTTTCTGGTCACGCAATGCAGCTGGCTAACGCTAGTCATGTGACTCTAAATATCCAAACTGATGCAGTACCTCAATTCAGCCAAACTTTTCACTGTCTAGAAAGTGGTTATTTAACTAAGGCACATCGCACCAATGCTGAATACACAGCACCTCATATTGATGACTCAAAATTAGATACTTTACATCGACAATTAATACACGACCCGCAAACCAGTGGTGGCTTATTATTAAGCGTGGCGCCCGATGCCAGTCAATCGATATTACAAACGTTACACCCACACTTCAAAGCCAGCGCAATGATAGGTACGGTTCATGCTCGTCAAACCAAAGCGGTACAATTTGAGTAA
- a CDS encoding cytochrome c4: MKKAAAIKLLIASGMILSFSSMANAAGNSDPIQSKIVICQGCHGIEGYRTAYPYVYHVPKLGGQHLPYLVKALKDYRSGARNHPTMAAIAGTLSDEDIDTLAAYYADN; the protein is encoded by the coding sequence GTGAAAAAGGCTGCTGCCATTAAACTACTTATCGCTTCTGGCATGATCCTATCGTTTTCCAGCATGGCAAATGCGGCTGGAAATTCTGATCCGATTCAGAGCAAGATAGTTATATGCCAAGGTTGTCACGGCATTGAAGGATATCGCACCGCATACCCTTATGTTTATCATGTACCTAAATTGGGCGGGCAGCATTTGCCTTATTTGGTAAAAGCACTAAAAGATTATAGATCTGGAGCCCGGAATCATCCAACCATGGCAGCAATTGCTGGTACTCTTTCTGATGAGGATATTGATACTTTGGCAGCTTATTACGCTGACAATTGA
- a CDS encoding HTH-type transcriptional repressor NsrR: MKLTNYSDYALRILIYLGLRKDKLSTISEIAESYRISRNHVVKIVHHLGQLGYLETTRGKHGGVRLARTPEMINIGKVIRHTEASMDLVECFSEQNACIICDSCVLRSIIAEALAAFMEVLDRYTLADLMVPGHQLRKQLQVTDAYSHLID, translated from the coding sequence ATGAAATTGACAAACTATAGCGATTACGCTTTGCGTATTCTGATTTATCTTGGCTTGAGAAAAGATAAGTTATCTACTATTTCTGAAATAGCGGAATCCTACCGTATTTCACGCAATCATGTTGTTAAAATTGTGCACCACTTGGGACAGCTCGGCTATCTAGAAACAACGCGCGGAAAACATGGAGGAGTACGCTTGGCACGCACCCCTGAAATGATCAACATCGGAAAAGTAATTCGTCATACAGAAGCATCTATGGATCTTGTTGAATGTTTTAGTGAACAAAATGCCTGTATTATCTGTGATAGTTGTGTACTACGTTCAATTATTGCAGAAGCGCTCGCCGCATTTATGGAAGTGCTTGATCGTTACACATTGGCTGATTTAATGGTACCTGGACATCAATTAAGAAAGCAGCTACAAGTTACAGATGCGTATAGCCATTTGATTGATTAA
- a CDS encoding ribosome maturation factor RimP gives MSLFELLEPTIVGMGYELVDIEQSAPGRLLRIFVDKRGGAITLDDCVVVSNHLSKLLIVENVDYNRLEVSSPGLDRPLKKKTDFVRFVGESIRIKLRIALEGQRNFVGILSEVEGETLILDIDGKRLQFELENLEKARLIPRL, from the coding sequence ATGTCATTATTTGAGTTGCTTGAACCGACTATCGTAGGGATGGGCTACGAGTTGGTTGATATTGAGCAATCTGCTCCGGGTAGATTGCTACGTATTTTCGTGGATAAGAGGGGGGGCGCCATAACGCTGGATGATTGCGTGGTGGTTAGTAATCACTTAAGTAAGTTATTAATTGTGGAAAACGTTGATTATAACCGACTTGAGGTTTCATCTCCTGGCTTGGATAGACCGTTAAAGAAAAAAACTGACTTTGTCCGTTTTGTGGGAGAGTCTATCCGGATCAAGCTACGAATTGCTCTGGAAGGGCAAAGAAATTTTGTAGGCATCCTCTCTGAAGTAGAGGGGGAAACTTTGATATTAGATATTGATGGAAAGAGATTGCAGTTTGAACTGGAAAATCTGGAAAAGGCTCGATTAATTCCAAGATTGTGA
- a CDS encoding cytochrome c4 codes for MKSYYLVAAISGAVFLLSGQASAADADAGKKKAEEICASCHGMDGNSPVPMFPKIGGQPRTYIEKVLNDYKSGARQDPVMAGMTAALSAEDIENLAFYYSGQSGLQVKR; via the coding sequence ATGAAAAGCTACTATTTGGTGGCCGCGATTAGCGGAGCAGTATTTCTTTTGTCAGGACAAGCATCTGCTGCAGATGCTGATGCAGGGAAAAAGAAGGCCGAGGAGATTTGTGCTTCTTGTCATGGTATGGATGGTAATAGCCCCGTGCCTATGTTCCCAAAAATTGGCGGGCAACCTAGAACCTATATTGAAAAAGTATTAAACGACTACAAATCCGGTGCGCGTCAAGACCCTGTTATGGCAGGAATGACTGCTGCACTAAGTGCAGAAGATATCGAGAATCTGGCTTTTTATTATTCCGGACAGTCAGGTTTACAAGTTAAAAGATAA
- a CDS encoding tRNA 2-selenouridine synthase, producing the protein MLVKPKRYNLSNSNINGNNNSELVALFTSNTPLIDVRAPIEFAQGTLPGSTNLPILTNKERALIGATYKQKGAKAAVQLGYQLVSGQTKENRLQQWQHFIHQHPHAVLYCFRGGKRSQITQQWLQEIGINRPLIIGGYKRARRFLINTIDQFSHKHALLVITGTTGSGKTRLLHQIKHDYPIVDIEALARHRGSAFGSTPVPQPTQINFENQLAVNLLKLEQSKLVDPVIVEDESRHTGKVYLPSSFFELMRNSKIIWVDEPLEIRVNNIFEDYILTTAIGQASHASHNNTQFSSIAEQEQINLRQQALLLFDKYALALQLISKKLGGIRYQEIAQALKKARFDFINKDEIQSNKTWIEKLVQYYYDPLYLKSLQHRQVNPCFKGSRQAVIDYLLTHRKI; encoded by the coding sequence ATGCTCGTCAAACCAAAGCGGTACAATTTGAGTAATTCGAACATTAATGGGAACAATAATAGTGAATTAGTCGCGTTATTCACGTCAAATACGCCCTTGATCGATGTACGAGCACCTATTGAATTTGCACAAGGAACACTACCTGGCTCAACTAATTTACCTATTCTCACCAATAAGGAACGCGCACTCATTGGGGCCACCTACAAACAAAAAGGTGCTAAAGCCGCGGTACAACTTGGCTATCAACTAGTTTCAGGTCAGACAAAAGAAAATCGTCTCCAACAATGGCAGCACTTTATCCATCAACATCCACATGCTGTTTTATATTGTTTTCGAGGAGGCAAACGCTCACAAATCACCCAACAATGGTTACAAGAAATTGGTATCAATAGACCACTCATTATTGGTGGATACAAACGAGCACGCCGATTTCTAATCAATACGATTGATCAATTCAGTCACAAACATGCGTTGTTAGTAATTACAGGTACCACTGGCAGTGGTAAAACTCGTTTGCTGCATCAAATCAAGCATGATTACCCAATCGTTGATATTGAAGCACTTGCCCGACATCGAGGCTCTGCTTTCGGAAGCACTCCCGTTCCTCAACCAACACAGATTAATTTTGAAAATCAGTTGGCCGTTAATTTACTTAAATTAGAACAAAGCAAGCTAGTTGATCCCGTCATCGTGGAAGATGAAAGTCGTCACACGGGTAAAGTGTATCTACCCAGCAGCTTCTTTGAACTCATGCGTAACTCTAAAATTATCTGGGTAGATGAACCACTAGAAATCAGAGTCAATAACATTTTTGAAGACTACATCCTTACTACAGCCATTGGGCAAGCGTCACACGCCTCACACAACAATACACAATTTTCATCTATTGCTGAGCAAGAACAGATAAATTTACGGCAGCAAGCATTGCTGCTATTTGACAAATATGCCCTTGCGTTACAATTAATCAGCAAAAAACTGGGGGGAATTCGCTACCAGGAGATAGCACAAGCACTCAAAAAAGCCCGCTTTGATTTTATCAATAAAGATGAAATTCAATCCAATAAAACCTGGATCGAAAAATTAGTGCAATATTATTATGATCCGCTTTATCTCAAATCACTACAACACCGGCAAGTCAATCCCTGCTTTAAAGGCTCCAGACAAGCAGTCATAGATTATTTACTCACACATCGTAAAATATGA
- a CDS encoding transcription termination/antitermination protein NusA yields MSREILLLVDALAHEKNVDKNIVFTALEMALASAAKKHARDDIDVRVAINRDTGEFKCFRRWLIVDEDVVEDPKYQITLAEAVKQNPQFTSGEYVEELIEDVTFDRIGAQSAKQVIFQKIRDAEREQNLSDFLERNEQLVSGVIKRMDRGNAIIEFGKLEAILPRDQMISHENLRMGDRVRAYLLKVDHAARGPQLILSRTSASFLVRLFEIEVPEIEEGILEIKAAARDPGFRAKIAVKSNDARVDPIGTCVGIRGSRVQAVTGELAGERVDIIQWSDDQATFVVNALAPAVISSIVVDEEKHSMDVVVDEDNLAQAIGRGGQNVRLASELTGWQLNIMTVEESHEKNEEEAASICQLFVDKLDVDEEVGRILVEEGFSSLEEIAYIPIEEMLEIQEFDHETVDELRLRARNVLLTDAIATEEKIGNASEELLALEGMDIDLVRELAIKGISTQEALADLAADDLVELTGMDLDRASKLIIKAREPWFT; encoded by the coding sequence ATGAGCCGCGAGATTTTGTTGTTGGTCGATGCTTTGGCGCATGAAAAAAATGTGGATAAAAATATTGTTTTTACCGCTTTAGAAATGGCTTTGGCTTCTGCTGCCAAGAAGCATGCGCGAGATGATATTGATGTGCGTGTTGCTATTAACCGAGATACAGGAGAATTTAAATGTTTTCGCAGATGGCTGATTGTTGATGAGGATGTAGTAGAGGATCCTAAGTATCAGATTACGTTGGCGGAAGCTGTTAAACAAAATCCACAATTTACTTCGGGTGAGTATGTCGAAGAATTGATTGAAGACGTGACATTTGATCGCATTGGTGCTCAATCGGCCAAACAAGTTATCTTTCAGAAAATACGCGATGCTGAGCGCGAACAAAACTTAAGTGATTTTCTTGAGCGTAACGAACAGTTGGTGAGTGGTGTCATCAAGCGCATGGATCGCGGTAATGCCATTATAGAATTTGGTAAACTGGAAGCAATCTTGCCACGCGATCAGATGATTTCACATGAGAATTTAAGAATGGGTGACCGCGTTCGTGCCTATTTGCTTAAAGTTGACCATGCTGCCAGAGGACCGCAGCTGATATTGTCTAGAACCTCAGCCAGTTTTTTAGTCAGATTGTTTGAGATAGAGGTACCTGAAATAGAAGAGGGAATCCTTGAAATTAAAGCTGCTGCCAGGGATCCTGGTTTTAGGGCGAAGATTGCGGTCAAATCAAATGATGCACGAGTGGATCCGATCGGTACTTGCGTTGGTATACGTGGCTCGCGCGTGCAGGCTGTGACGGGTGAATTGGCAGGAGAGCGGGTTGATATCATCCAATGGTCAGATGATCAAGCTACCTTTGTTGTGAATGCGTTAGCACCAGCGGTTATTAGCAGTATAGTAGTAGATGAAGAAAAACATAGTATGGATGTGGTGGTAGATGAAGATAATTTAGCGCAGGCAATCGGACGAGGTGGGCAAAATGTTCGGTTGGCATCGGAATTAACCGGTTGGCAGCTTAATATTATGACAGTAGAAGAATCACATGAAAAGAATGAAGAAGAGGCTGCTTCTATCTGTCAATTGTTCGTAGATAAGCTGGATGTTGATGAGGAAGTTGGACGTATCTTGGTTGAAGAGGGATTTTCTTCGTTGGAGGAAATTGCATATATACCGATTGAAGAAATGTTGGAAATTCAGGAATTCGACCATGAAACAGTTGATGAGTTGCGTCTGCGTGCTCGTAACGTTTTGTTAACAGATGCTATTGCAACGGAAGAAAAAATAGGTAATGCCTCTGAGGAACTGCTGGCTCTGGAAGGAATGGATATTGATCTCGTACGTGAATTAGCCATAAAGGGAATTAGTACGCAAGAAGCATTGGCCGACTTGGCTGCTGATGATTTGGTTGAGCTGACTGGAATGGATCTGGATCGGGCCAGCAAACTGATTATTAAGGCTCGTGAGCCGTGGTTTACCTAG
- a CDS encoding ABC transporter ATP-binding protein uup, with protein MPLLTLDRACLAFGHHALLDKTAFQLDRGERIGLIGRNGTGKSSLLRVLANEIQLEDGQLWLAPNMNIAYVAQESVLEENRSVYAEVAQGLGVLSQTLLDYHQVSDALSEEGADTEVLLTRMQQLQGVIEAHDGWNLQHKIDAVIDQFGLQADAVIETLSGGGRKRVALAQALVREPDILLLDEPTNHLDFSSIEWLEEMLQNFLGGLVFITHDRRFLDNVATRIVELDRGELKSFPGNFATYQRKKTELLEIEAIHNQKFDKVLSQEEIWIRKGVQARRTRNEGRVGRLEALRLERTARRDRVGNVNFQVDAGQHSGKMVAELQHVTHSFGDNTVIRDFSCCIMRGDRIGLLGPNGSGKSTLLKLILGELKPDAGTIRLGTKLSVAYFDQLREQLNEDMTLIDSISQGSEFIEIDGARRHVISYLEDFLFPPQRARSLVKSLSGGERNRLLLARLFTRPANVLILDEPTNDLDIETLELLETLLQDYTGTIFLVSHDRAFIDNVVTQAIIFEGNGRLREYVGGYQEWFQLKLSEKMSQQEENSAAKPTAKQHQTRNASTSTLSPGLSFQETKELEALPAKIDFLEKEQIAISHQLSDPAVYQAGDKAIVLQTRAAELEKELAVYYARWEVLEGKLTMTETI; from the coding sequence ATGCCACTTTTGACACTTGATAGGGCTTGTCTGGCTTTTGGCCACCATGCTTTGCTTGATAAGACTGCTTTTCAGCTTGATAGAGGAGAGCGAATTGGGTTGATTGGGCGCAATGGCACGGGCAAATCCAGTTTGTTGCGGGTTTTAGCAAATGAAATACAGCTGGAAGATGGGCAGTTGTGGCTTGCACCAAATATGAACATCGCCTATGTTGCGCAAGAATCTGTACTTGAAGAGAACCGATCAGTCTACGCAGAAGTAGCTCAGGGATTGGGGGTGTTGTCGCAAACCTTGTTGGATTATCACCAAGTATCTGATGCTTTAAGTGAGGAGGGGGCGGATACTGAGGTGTTATTGACTCGTATGCAGCAGCTGCAAGGCGTAATTGAGGCACATGACGGCTGGAATTTACAGCATAAAATTGATGCGGTAATTGATCAATTTGGTTTGCAAGCAGATGCTGTCATTGAAACATTGTCAGGTGGTGGCAGAAAACGAGTCGCATTAGCGCAGGCGTTAGTAAGAGAGCCAGATATATTATTGTTGGATGAACCTACTAACCATCTGGATTTCTCATCCATAGAGTGGTTAGAAGAAATGTTGCAGAATTTTTTGGGTGGCTTGGTTTTTATTACGCATGATCGACGTTTTCTGGACAATGTGGCTACTCGTATTGTTGAGTTAGATCGTGGTGAGTTGAAGAGCTTTCCCGGTAATTTTGCTACTTATCAGCGAAAGAAAACAGAATTGCTAGAAATTGAAGCCATTCACAATCAGAAATTCGATAAAGTGCTGAGCCAAGAAGAAATATGGATACGTAAAGGGGTACAAGCAAGACGTACACGTAATGAAGGGCGAGTAGGGAGACTGGAGGCATTGCGATTAGAACGAACAGCACGACGAGACCGAGTTGGTAATGTCAATTTTCAGGTCGATGCCGGGCAACATTCTGGAAAAATGGTTGCAGAATTGCAACATGTCACGCATTCTTTCGGAGATAACACAGTTATTCGTGATTTTTCCTGCTGCATCATGCGTGGTGACCGGATTGGCTTGCTAGGTCCAAATGGCTCTGGTAAATCTACTTTACTGAAGTTGATATTGGGTGAATTGAAGCCCGATGCTGGCACAATACGTTTGGGAACAAAATTGTCTGTCGCCTATTTTGATCAGTTGCGGGAGCAGCTGAATGAAGATATGACACTGATTGATTCAATTAGCCAAGGCTCGGAATTTATTGAAATTGATGGTGCGCGAAGACATGTTATCAGTTACTTGGAAGATTTCCTATTTCCGCCACAGCGTGCGCGTTCGCTGGTTAAATCTTTGTCTGGTGGCGAACGTAATCGACTGTTGCTGGCTCGTCTGTTTACACGCCCGGCGAATGTATTAATTCTGGATGAGCCAACTAATGATCTTGATATTGAAACTTTGGAATTGCTGGAAACACTGCTACAGGACTATACCGGAACAATTTTTCTGGTAAGTCATGATCGTGCCTTTATTGATAATGTTGTGACACAGGCGATCATATTTGAGGGAAATGGGCGGTTGCGTGAGTATGTGGGTGGTTATCAGGAATGGTTTCAACTCAAGCTGAGTGAAAAAATGTCACAACAGGAAGAAAATAGTGCTGCTAAACCTACAGCAAAACAGCATCAAACCAGAAATGCTTCAACCTCAACTCTTTCTCCGGGATTAAGTTTTCAGGAAACAAAAGAACTGGAAGCGCTACCAGCAAAAATAGATTTTTTGGAAAAGGAACAGATAGCAATCAGCCATCAATTGAGTGACCCTGCTGTTTACCAAGCAGGTGATAAAGCAATAGTGCTACAAACACGTGCAGCTGAATTAGAAAAAGAACTTGCGGTATACTACGCCCGTTGGGAAGTATTGGAGGGCAAGTTGACTATGACAGAAACAATTTAA
- a CDS encoding copper-containing nitrite reductase, producing the protein MKYKRLFNTSFAALAASVALAGFHAEVAAKTVQVTINAVEKDVVYNNQGDSYHAWTFGGDVPGPVVRVTEGDTIEFTLVNEEGNKNSHSIDFHAARVDVTNEFDSIKPGETKEFTFTADNPGVFFYHCGSDPMIQHIARGMYGVIIVDPKDKDALPKADREYVLIQAEHYDNPDDKNAMMKNQWVSTVFNGGVFKYDPVHDPEATRWLQAKPGERVRIYFVNAGPNEYSTLHPIAGIWENVYASGNPKNVQYALQSYTIGPGDAATLDLISPVPGANAIVDHAMNHALTGAIAVIMFSDDADPEAGKGDNILIR; encoded by the coding sequence ATGAAATACAAGCGGTTATTTAATACAAGCTTTGCGGCGTTGGCAGCCAGTGTTGCGCTAGCAGGATTTCATGCAGAAGTCGCAGCCAAAACAGTGCAGGTGACAATCAACGCAGTGGAAAAGGATGTGGTTTATAACAATCAGGGCGATTCTTATCATGCCTGGACTTTTGGTGGTGATGTACCTGGACCTGTGGTACGGGTTACTGAAGGTGATACCATTGAATTTACACTGGTGAACGAGGAAGGTAATAAAAATTCACATAGTATAGATTTTCATGCTGCGCGAGTAGACGTAACCAATGAGTTTGACTCTATCAAACCAGGTGAAACAAAGGAATTTACGTTTACAGCAGATAACCCTGGTGTGTTTTTCTATCATTGTGGTTCAGATCCGATGATCCAGCACATTGCTCGTGGAATGTACGGCGTGATTATTGTTGATCCGAAAGATAAAGATGCTTTGCCTAAGGCAGATCGTGAATATGTGTTGATTCAGGCAGAGCATTATGATAACCCGGATGATAAAAATGCAATGATGAAGAATCAATGGGTCAGCACTGTGTTTAATGGTGGTGTCTTTAAGTATGATCCGGTACATGACCCAGAAGCTACCCGTTGGTTGCAAGCAAAACCAGGTGAGCGTGTTCGTATTTATTTTGTTAATGCTGGTCCCAATGAGTATTCCACTCTGCATCCTATTGCCGGAATCTGGGAGAATGTTTACGCAAGTGGTAACCCTAAGAACGTTCAATATGCATTACAGTCTTACACAATTGGGCCAGGAGATGCTGCGACATTAGATTTGATTTCTCCAGTTCCAGGTGCTAATGCGATTGTTGATCATGCGATGAATCATGCGTTAACTGGCGCTATTGCAGTTATCATGTTTAGCGACGATGCTGATCCCGAAGCTGGTAAAGGTGACAACATCTTGATTAGATAA